GGAACAAAATTTACTGGAGACTCCTCACTTAGCTACACTGTTTTTGTTTAATTTCAGTCTAGAGCTACAGATGAATTTATCAAAACACATTGAGCGTTCAGATATAATAAAATATGGTAGAAAACATTTAAATCAAATAAAAAGGGAAGTGATAACTATGACCATTTGAGTATGCAGCTGATTTTTGTAGGCTCCTGTAATTACGTTATTAAAACATTGTTCTGATCAGTGTTTATACCTCACCAAATCATTGTTCTCAATTTGCCTGTGGCCATTTTGCTTTTTTGGGGCATTTCCTGAAAATGAaagtttttttgtttctttacattCATACAAAGTTAAATTGATTGCTTGATTGTTTAATGTATCTTCGCCCCGCCCTCCCATAAACAGATTGTTTGTACCAGTAATGGAAGAAAAAATGAAGTAACTTAAATACTAGCATTTTGCATAGTTTTGGAGGTCCTCAACGTAACTGCCTGTATTTTATGTCAACTATACTACTATACAAGTTCATGGAGTGTTATCCCCGTCAAATAAATGTATTACTAAATACAATTACAATTAGTATAATTTAGGATATGTAACTTACAAAATGTACCTTTTTAGAGTTTAAGGGGGAATGGTCTATTTTTAAttctaattttcttttaaatatgTTCGAAATAACTTGTTTACTTATGATTTATAACACTTGATTGCATTGACTTATACAAATGGAGGTGAATAGTTAACTCAGTAAGTGAAAGCTTTTATAGCTGTGGGTGAGGTTGCTCTCCAACATAGTGCCATCTTTTGCAGTATACAGTACTTGGGCTCTTTACAAAGAGTGCTGCAGGGTCAAGATTGCCTCAGATATGATGAGGCATTTGCATTGGGAAGTATTTGTAAAATAATCTGTTTATGGCAAGTAAAGCATTGTATAACCTGAATTTTTGGCTTCTGTAAAGAATATTATATATTTTCCATCATAATGGAAAAGGGTTTTTAGCAAATCTAGATTGTTGCAGCTCAACTCTGTATTTTTCAACTTTAACCACAAGTTGCATATTTTTAAGGAAAATGGGATTCACGTATTTACTGTGTATAAAAAAAACCTCAGATTCTTGTTAATTATTCTGTCAGGAAAAGTAGGTTTGCTTTGTATAATGCAAAATTGTTAACTTTAGTGAACTTCCAgtgagctttttctttaataaacTTTTCAAATGCTTACTAGTCTGTGTTTTTATTGTATCAGTGCCACCATGCCTGTGAAGGCTCAAGTTTGTGTCCATCAAGTTACACTTCTTAAATGTTTTTTCCAGTAAATTAGGGGAAAAGGTTAGAGGCAATGTTTAAATGTCGTCACAGTTTTCTCCAATTTGATCAGTGTgaatattttttttccctctggtgAGAGCACTTTCCTTGATTTTAGATCACCCCAAGATAGGTTTCACTGAAGACTAACCTCTGCCAGCCTGATCTCATGCTTCCAGAATGTAGATCCTGTCATTTTCTCTTTACAGCATTTAGCTGTCATAGCCTCAACTCTCCTTTTTTGGCAACCTGTTCCAGTTATTGATCACCCTCCGTTTAAAGAAGTACTTCCTGGTATCCGTCCTAAACTTGTCCTTTATAAATGCATGAGTTAATCAAGGACCGtagtatggatttgtaaaaggcaagacGTGCTTGATAAATTTAGTACAGTATTTTGAAATGACCGATTGAATAAAGGAAATGCAAATGCAAAGGAAATactatatatggattttcagaaggcattcgataaggtgcttgTTTGAAAAATTTAGTTGCACAGTATAAGAGGaacatggatagaaaattggttgatggacaggaaacagtgTTGCTAAAATGGGTAttgcttggattggagaagggATGGAATTGGTGTACCTCAGGTGTTAGTGCTGGGTCCATTTTTATCCTTGTGCACAAAAGTAGGAGATTCGACAAACTATAAAAGAACTCAAGAtgctataaaaacagaaaatgttggaaacactccagatcaggcagaatctgtggagagagaaacaaagttaaggcAGCAAAACagaagagacttgagatactgagactattttcactggagcagagaaggcagagatttagtgtttttaaaaaaaaaaacatttgggtTTTGACAGTGAATTAGGAAAGACTTTttcttctggttggggagtcagtggggGCGGGGTTATCAATTTACAATTATTACTAAGAGATTGAGGAGATAATTTAGgataaatttctttacccagagggttgttggagtgtAGAATGGTTTGCCAAAGGGAatggttgagacagagaccactggataaatatttgaagcagagatgtAATACATGTTATCAATATTATATTATCAATGAGGAAGAAAAACAATTACCATTGTAAACAAAAACAATTAACCTTTCAATTACCATTGCAGCCAACATGCATGTGCTTGACTAAAGTTCAGTTGTAACGTGTACTTTTACACGATGAATCAGCTTTTACTCCTGAGCACTGctatttattgctgtttttaaTTTTTGTGACTCTTAGTAATATAATTAATCAGAATCACCTAGTCCAAGGAGTTGACTCAAGACTTCGTGCAAACCTACAAAATAGCGATTTTTAATACAATTTAAGTTTAATATCACAACAGCAACAGCACAATTATACCACAACATACAAGATGAAACTGCGGAATGAGTAGCTTCACACTATTAGTATAATTAGTGGCCATTGTATTAACTAGGATTACATACATATGGGAGATTTATCACTGCTTTTATTGGGGACCCATCAGTGTGTAAAAAGTGCTATTATGTCCTCAGTTCACTTTACAATAGAGTTCCATTATTTATCCCAAATAATGGATCTTAAATGTTTGCTTTCTGTTTATGCGTATTCAACAAGCCAATTGCACGATCACTTCTCAAAAAGTTACTTCAAAAGTCACACTTTCCCTTCAGAGGTGCCCCCTCCCCTGCCTTTTCAGGGAGGCATTCAGGTATTCTCTCCTAATCCACTCCCCTCAGTTTAGAGGTACACAATCCCTAAAACGCCCCTTACAAAGTTTAGAGGGACTGTTCTTCAACTTCCAGTTCACAGGAACACACTCTGTGTTCACCTATTTCTCCCCCCATATTcattgtacctcctccatgtgctcCTTATTGCAGTTCCTACCTAATGCTGCTTGGTTCTAGGTTCCAGTTTTAGCCTCTGCTACAGACAACAAATTCTTTAAAGAGAATTCTCACTTGCAGCACACAGTCCAGCCCAGAACAAAACAACAGCATGGCACAGTGCAGAAAAATGGTGCTGAAGCCATCCTTCCCTCCTGAATTCCAAAACTAAACCTCAACCCACATGGTGCCAACAGCCCCCTTCCTGACTATAAAGAACCCATGGCTCTACTCTGGCATAAAACAAAAGGCTGAAATTGATGGCATccttatgtgaaatgagtttaaaCAATTTTCAACTTGCCCCCAAGCATGCATAATACTGCCTACAATTTGGCACTGTCAAACTTATTACTAATAGATCTACTGTTacaggaggcagaaagaaaaaaaaacttttatgccATTGATTTGGGCTGATCACAAGTGTCAGACATGAAAATATGGTGGTAACTCACTGGACTACCTGATACCCAATAATTGTTTTAGTTAAATTATGTAAGAGACACATGGAAACTTCGagggataatttttttaaaagtgtggaCAGCATCACATATCCAGCAGTGTTTCATGGTAATTTGTTCCAAACCACACTATCGCTTAACAGCTATAGTGCTGTGTACTTCGAGGGGTGGGCTAGTAATTTGCTCCATGTTACTGAAGTCATTTCCAAGAGCACTCCCTGGGGTTGATTTCCCCACCTTCCCTCTTCCTTTCAGATCTCCCTTGCAATTTTTTGTTTCAACTAGATTGATATTATAAATGAAAACAATTGATTCTACTGCTCATCACATATTTGCATGTTTTATTCAAGCATAATTTGTCATCTATACatataaaaatattaaataaataatatgCATTTACAATCAACTCTGCATTTATGGGAGTACATTGGTCAGAAATTCATTTGCACAAGAACATTGGTCAGAAGTTCATTTACATAACGATACTTGACTGATTCTTTACAAAAAAAATTCTGTAAAACTTAGTCTCGATGAACAGTCAAGGAACAGCGACTCTTTCTGCAAAAACAAGACAATTGCTGGATTAGAATACAGGCTTTGCTATTCAATGCAAAAGGTTAAAATAGAAAAATTTTGCTTGACACTCCAGTGTTTTCTTAATTATTTAAAGCACTTCAAATAATTTTAAAGGGGCATGTAGTCATCTGAATCCCTATCACCATTAAGATTATAAAAGAGAAGTAGCTGTACACTTGCTGGTATTTGAACtttcctttgtttcttttatGCCTTACTAATTTCCCATATTTACAATGTAGCTGGTGTTTGACTCTGGTGCAAACAGTTCCCTGTTTCTTAAATTTGGTATCTAAAAAGGCTAAATTCTTGATTTTGGAGAACACTTTATTTTTCCCTCTCAATTCCTTTTAATTAAACCAATTGTTTGTAATATGCAGACTCCAGAGATGGGCACTTTTGAATAAAACAATAACACacaatgaaaaaatattagctatgtTGAGTGAGGTAATGTGCTAGAAATTGATTAGTAATTATTTCATTTTGCTTAAGTTCATATGCCCTTTCCCATTTAGACCACAGCTGAAATATTGGTCATGATAATCTTTATCTCAGTACTTTTTAATCATTGTCTTTGCATTCTTTCCTCAAGATTTTCCTTGCTTACCTGCAGTATTTTGAGCTACACTCATCATTGTCCCTGCAAGAGGATCCAAGAGGTCTGTAAGTGATCCACCTCCAGAGGGGAGTCATTCTTCGGACTCTCTGCAGCACAGTCTCTACCTGACCTATAGCAGCACATTCAGCCTAGGAGAAGAGCCCAGAATGACATTAATAATGGCACTAAAATCATCCAGTAGCTTAGATAGCACAATATTACTTCCTACTGTGTGACTGAAAAGGTCACATCAATTAGCGTTAAGagtttctttttccctctttTTGACTTTTTCCTTTGTTTATGTCTCCTTACTCCGCACACATTCCCTGGCACAGCTGAGGAGAAATCAGCTCTCAAGCCTCTGCCAGTGCCACTCTACCAACAGGGGTCCAGACAGGAGGAAAGTAACTTGATTACTTTGTTCCCTGCACAGACCTGAGATCTGGAACCCGCTATGGAAAAGCGCATAAAGCGCCAGTCTGCTTTGTTACCCTGCACAACAACTGATTCTTTTTTATGGGGGAGAACAGTGCAGTGAGAGTACAttgggattgctctagcaaatagctgccacagacacagtgggctgaatAGCTTCCTTTGGTTTGATGGCTTAATAGACCTTAACAaagtttaaatatatattttatctCTTAAAAACTGGCATTAAAGTACCATTTCCATAATTCAAATGCTACTGTTAACCCATACCTACTCATGCATGAAGATTCACAATCAGATGAATATAGCATAGATAAAAAGGCAAAAaagctgaaaatgctggaaatatggtAGTTaccataaaagtttaaaacagaaGGTGGTTATTTGGTCCATCATGTCCTTAattgagcaatccaaaactaatgccaCTGGCCCGCTCTACTTTTCAAAAACAAAACTACTTTTGACAACACAAAAAAGCTTGCATTGCAAGAATACACCATGTATCATTGTCCAACTGAGCCATAGGAAGGCAACTTGCTCCCAGGCTTCAACTATTACAATTCTATCACTAGCTGCCATGAGTTGCATGAGAAAGCAACTCCAGAATGACCAGCTTTTCCCTTCCTTCCTGTGTGAAGCAGCTGGCTTGGTGCCTACCCCCATGATACAGTGATGATCAGGATCTTGCCATGTAAAATCTCAGGCATGAACCTGTATTCTGCCACTGTTGCATAGATTCTTAACTTAGTCTTGATAAAATACTGTAATACAAATTAAATGTTATACATTTCATTACATAAGCTCGTTACATAGCCTCATGCATTATTGTAATTTAATGTGTACGTACCTGGATGCTCAAAAGCGTTGAAACTATGCAAATAATTGCAAAGAGTTTCATAAACTGAGCATTCATTGCAAGAAAGCAGTCTGTAATAGTTGTGCACACACAAATGTAGAACAGACAGAATGTGTCCTGCAATCCTTTGCACCTTGTTTTATAGGTAGCTGCATGGCATGAGCACACACTCTTCACATGGTACATGTGACAACGCTGGCTTATGAGGCAAAGGTCAACTGTATTTATAATCTA
The Heptranchias perlo isolate sHepPer1 chromosome 14, sHepPer1.hap1, whole genome shotgun sequence genome window above contains:
- the LOC137332080 gene encoding liver-expressed antimicrobial peptide 2-like; translation: MYHVKSVCSCHAATYKTRCKGLQDTFCLFYICVCTTITDCFLAMNAQFMKLFAIICIVSTLLSIQAECAAIGQVETVLQRVRRMTPLWRWITYRPLGSSCRDNDECSSKYCRKSRCSLTVHRD